The Manis javanica isolate MJ-LG chromosome 6, MJ_LKY, whole genome shotgun sequence genome contains a region encoding:
- the OR10G6 gene encoding olfactory receptor 10G6: protein MQSGNQTSVSHFVLVGLHHPPQLRGPLFLAFLVIYALTVSGNGLIILTVLLDSRLHRPMYWFLCHLSFLDMTISSAIVPKMLSGFLLDSRIISFGGCVIQLFSFHFLGCTECFLYTLMAYDRFLAICKPLHYATIMTHSMCNYLAVGTWLGGTLHSLFQTSFMFRLPFCGPNRVDYFFCDIPAMLRLACADTTINELVTFVDIGFLALTCFVLILTSYGYIVAAILRIQSADGRRNAFSTCAAHLTAVMVYYVPCTFIYLRPGSQEPLDGLVAVFYTVITPLLNPVIYTLRNKEMKAALWRLGGRKDVRLH from the coding sequence ATGCAAAGTGGAAACCAGACTTCTGTGTCTCACTTCGTTTTGGTGGGCCTGCACCACCCACCGCAGCTGCGCGGGCCGCTCTTCCTAGCCTTTCTCGTCATCTATGCCCTCACTGTCTCCGGCAATGGGCTCATCATCCTCACGGTGCTGCTGGACAGCCGGCTCCACCGCCCCATGTACTGGTTCCTATGTCACCTCTCCTTCTTGGACATGACCATTTCCTCTGCCATTGTCCCCAAGATGCTGTCTGGCTTTCTCTTGGATAGTAGGATTATCTCCTTTGGTGGCTGTGTAatccaacttttttctttccattttcttggctGCACTGAATGCTTCCTCTACACGCTCATGGCTTATGACCGTTTCCTGGCCATTTGTAAGCCTTTGCATTATGCCACCATCATGACCCATAGCATGTGTAACTACCTGGCTGTTGGCACCTGGCTGGGAGGCACCCTCCATTCACTTTTCCAAACAAGCTTCATGTTTCGTCTGCCCTTTTGTGGTCCCAACCGGGTGGACTACTTCTTCTGTGACATTCCTGCCATGCTACGTCTAGCCTGTGCTGACACCACCATCAATGAGCTGGTCACCTTTGTGGACATTGGATTCCTGGCCCTCACCTGTTTTGTGCTCATCCTCACTTCCTATGGTTACATAGTGGCTGCCATCCTGCGAATCCAGTCTGCCGATGGGCGCCGCAATGCCTTCTCGACCTGTGCCGCCCACCTCACTGCTGTCATGGTATACTACGTGCCCTGCACCTTCATTTACCTTCGTCCTGGCTCTCAGGAACCCCTGGATGGACTGGTAGCTGTCTTCTACACTGTCATCACTCCCTTGCTCAATCCCGTCATCTACACACTCCGCAACAAGGAGATGAAGGCAGCACTATGGAGGCTGGGAGGGCGCAAGGATGTTCGGCTTCACTGA
- the OR10S1 gene encoding LOW QUALITY PROTEIN: olfactory receptor 10S1 (The sequence of the model RefSeq protein was modified relative to this genomic sequence to represent the inferred CDS: inserted 1 base in 1 codon; deleted 1 base in 1 codon): MATETEDSSQTAVSHFFLEGVTHTAEHPGLFFLLFLFIYSFTETGNLLILVTVGSDPHLCSPMYHFLGHLSFLDACLASVTVPKVMAGLLALEGRVISFEGCAVQLYCFHFLASTECFLYTVMTYDRYLAICQPLHYPVAMNRRMCAGLAGITWAIGALHSAIHTSLTFHLLYCGPHHIAYFFCDIPAVLKLACADTTTNELVVLANIGIVAAGCLILILVSYVFIARAVLRIRTAEGRQRAFSTCTSHLAVVLLYXMPPLCIYLQPRSSGTGAGAPAVFYTIVTPMLNPFIYTLRNKEVKRALRRLLGPSPRKPATGSPLPSPAQQLY, translated from the exons ATGGCCACGGAGACAGAAGACTCCAGCCAGACAGCGGTGAGCCACTTCTTCCTGGAGGGTGTGACGCACACAGCTGAACACCCGgggctcttcttcctc ctcttcctcttcatcTACAGCTTCACGGAGACTGGGAATCTCCTCATTCTCGTAACTGTGGGCTCTGACCCTCACCTCTGCTCCCCTATGTACCACTTCCTGGGGCACCTCTCCTTCCTGGATGCATGCTTGGCCTCAGTGACAGTGCCCAAGGTCATGGCTGGCCTCCTGGCTCTGGAGGGGAGGGTGATCTCCTTCGAGGGCTGTGCTGTGCAGCTTTACTGCTTCCACTTCTTAGCCAGCACCGAGTGCTTCCTGTACACAGTCATGACCTATGACCGCTACCTAGCTATCTGCCAACCCCTCCACTATCCAGTGGCCATGAACAGACGGATGTGTGCGGGGCTGGCTGGGATCACGTGGGCCATAGGTGCCCTGCACTCTGCCATCCACACCTCCCTCACCTTTCATCTGCTCTACTGTGGGCCTCACCACATTGCCTacttcttctgtgacatcccCGCCGTGCTGAAGCTGGCCTGTGCAGATACCACCACTAATGAGCTTGTCGTGCTTGCCAACATTGGCATTGTGGCTGCAGGTTGTCTGATCCTCATCCTCGTCTCCTACGTCTTCATCGCGAGGGCGGTGCTGCGGATCCGCACCGCCGAGGGCCGGCAGCGTGCCTTCTCCACGTGCACCTCCCACCTCGCGGTGGTGCTCCTGT TAATGCCCCCTCTCTGTATCTACCTGCAGCCTCGCTCCAGTGGGACAGGGGCTGGGGCCCCTGCTGTCTTCTACACGATAGTCACTCCCATGCTCAACCCTTTCATTTACACCCTGCGGAACAAAGAGGTGAAGCGGGCTCTGCGGAGGCTTCTGGGCCCGAGCCCCCGAAAGCCTGCAACAGGCAGCCCACTCCCCTCACCTGCACAGCAGCTCTATTAA